In the genome of Paenibacillus sp. FSL R5-0766, one region contains:
- a CDS encoding Gfo/Idh/MocA family oxidoreductase produces MSKLKVAVIGAGSISDCHLQAYASNPDVEIYAICDLNEARATEVAKQYDAPHVFTDYKELLALPEIHSVSICTWNDSHAEISIAALDAGKNVLCEKPLCQTVEDALEVEKAVHRSGKLLQVGFVRRYSDNAQILKKFIDEGELGEIYYAKASSLRRLGNPGGWFSDINRSGGGPLIDIGVHVIDICWYLMGRPKVKSVSANVSNRLGNRSNINNLSFYKAADYDAEQNTVEDMANALIRFENGASLLVDVSFTLHAKADETSVKLYGDKGGAELEPEISIIGEKFNTILNMTPQVDFKSFDFMGSFRNEINHFIDSTQGRKETLSPVEDGVEVMKMLCAIYESARQGREITL; encoded by the coding sequence ATGTCCAAATTGAAAGTCGCCGTTATCGGTGCCGGATCCATATCCGATTGCCATTTGCAAGCCTACGCCAGTAACCCTGACGTTGAAATATACGCCATCTGTGACCTGAATGAAGCACGTGCCACAGAAGTGGCAAAGCAATATGATGCACCTCATGTGTTTACCGATTACAAAGAATTGCTCGCACTGCCCGAGATCCATTCCGTCAGCATCTGTACATGGAACGACTCTCATGCCGAGATTAGCATTGCTGCTCTGGACGCAGGCAAAAACGTGTTATGTGAGAAACCACTCTGCCAAACGGTGGAGGATGCCCTCGAGGTAGAGAAGGCCGTTCATCGCAGCGGAAAACTGCTGCAAGTTGGTTTTGTTCGCCGCTATAGCGACAATGCACAAATTCTGAAGAAGTTTATCGACGAGGGTGAGCTGGGCGAGATCTATTATGCCAAAGCTTCCAGTCTGCGTCGTCTGGGCAATCCGGGTGGCTGGTTCTCGGATATCAACCGTTCCGGAGGTGGTCCGCTGATCGATATCGGGGTGCATGTGATCGACATTTGCTGGTATCTGATGGGCAGACCAAAGGTTAAGTCCGTCTCCGCTAACGTGTCTAACCGACTAGGGAACCGCTCGAACATTAACAATCTGTCGTTCTACAAAGCAGCGGACTATGATGCGGAACAGAACACTGTTGAGGATATGGCAAATGCCCTGATTCGTTTCGAGAACGGCGCGAGCCTACTCGTGGATGTCAGTTTCACACTCCATGCCAAAGCGGATGAGACTTCGGTCAAACTATATGGCGACAAAGGCGGTGCCGAGCTGGAGCCAGAGATTTCGATCATAGGCGAGAAATTCAACACCATTTTGAACATGACGCCACAGGTAGATTTCAAATCTTTCGACTTTATGGGCTCATTCCGCAATGAAATCAACCATTTTATCGACAGCACACAAGGCCGCAAAGAAACCCTTAGCCCCGTCGAAGACGGCGTCGAGGTAATGAAGATGCTCTGCGCCATCTACGAATCAGCCCGTCAGGGACGCGAAATCACACTGTAA
- a CDS encoding carbohydrate ABC transporter permease: protein MFNLINRNRIKDPLGDRIFMTLNYIFLFAILLTVFYPLLYIISSSFSSSRAVTSGQVWLFPVDFNIKAYISIFKSQQLMLGFYNTIIYTVVGTFINVVLTVMLAYPLSRKSFYGRGAIIIFMMITMFFDGGLIPTYLLMKDLHLLDTRWAMWLPGALAVFQVIVARTFFQSSIPEELGEAAEMDGCRDIRYLISVVLPLSKPILAVMTLMYAVGHWNAYFDALIYLRSEKLFPLQYVLRNLLILNAADPAMLANTSQQMRDQGFEQVLKYALIVVASIPILIMYPFVQKHFVKGVMVGSLKG, encoded by the coding sequence ATGTTCAACCTGATTAATCGTAACCGGATCAAGGACCCGCTCGGTGACCGCATTTTCATGACACTTAACTACATCTTTCTGTTCGCCATACTGCTAACGGTGTTTTACCCGCTCTTGTATATTATCAGTTCTTCGTTTAGCTCTTCACGAGCCGTGACATCCGGTCAGGTGTGGCTGTTCCCGGTCGACTTTAACATCAAGGCGTACATCTCCATTTTCAAAAGCCAACAGCTTATGCTCGGTTTCTATAACACGATCATCTACACCGTGGTGGGTACGTTCATTAACGTGGTGCTGACCGTCATGCTGGCATATCCTTTGTCACGAAAATCGTTCTATGGACGAGGAGCCATCATCATTTTCATGATGATCACGATGTTCTTTGATGGTGGTCTGATTCCTACCTACCTCTTGATGAAGGACCTGCACCTGCTGGATACACGCTGGGCGATGTGGCTGCCCGGGGCGCTCGCGGTGTTCCAGGTCATTGTGGCAAGGACTTTCTTCCAATCTTCAATCCCGGAAGAACTCGGGGAGGCCGCGGAAATGGACGGTTGCCGGGATATCCGGTATCTGATCAGCGTAGTTCTTCCCTTATCGAAGCCTATTCTGGCGGTCATGACACTCATGTATGCCGTAGGTCACTGGAATGCATACTTTGATGCACTGATCTACCTGCGTTCCGAGAAGTTGTTCCCTTTGCAATACGTGCTTCGCAATCTGCTTATCCTGAACGCGGCTGATCCGGCGATGCTTGCCAATACCAGCCAACAGATGCGGGACCAAGGCTTCGAGCAGGTGTTGAAATATGCACTGATTGTTGTGGCGAGCATTCCAATTCTCATCATGTATCCATTTGTACAGAAGCATTTTGTTAAAGGGGTCATGGTGGGTTCCCTGAAAGGTTAA
- a CDS encoding extracellular solute-binding protein: MRKSWISMLFLVFASMALLSACSSSEESGGSSGGSGESGGPVTMTLFAPQGKASMEENEFTQFIEDKFDVTLKWDLAPTDALQDRRQLLLASGDYPEVFLHGKFTTSDLQTYGKQGVFLPLQDLIKEYGPNLTKIMEEKPYFKEAITAPDGNIYALPIFNECYHCTYAQKYWINTEWLDNLGLKMPTTTDELYTVLKAFKTQDPNGNGKADEIPLTGAPNKYVWNGNIDAYLMNSFIYNDNDKYLIVNDGKVSFAANQEGWKKGLEYMNKLYADGLIDPASFTQNDQAIGQLGNKEGDEVVGSITTALVSYLVNTYDKDITRHQHWEIVPPLKGPDGVQTTGATQSVGEFEFAITNKATEAQQIAAIKIVDYMFSEEGALYAEYGPTEGKGWKKADADEKNINGEPAKYSYYNLPERDPNVVVNESWSQIGAHDLSNTFRNLFAEGQNPLEAEGYGTRLAQATNVYEPYAPKEVYPANVFIRPEDTESAAQLTTAIKDYVQTNMAQFIIGSKSIDKEWDSYVKGFDGLGLSNYLEIYQRAIEKNQ; encoded by the coding sequence TTGAGAAAATCTTGGATTTCGATGTTGTTTCTGGTCTTTGCTTCGATGGCTTTGTTGTCCGCATGCAGTTCATCCGAGGAATCGGGTGGAAGTAGCGGCGGTAGCGGGGAGAGCGGCGGTCCTGTAACCATGACCCTCTTTGCTCCGCAAGGCAAAGCGTCCATGGAAGAGAATGAATTTACCCAATTTATCGAAGACAAGTTCGACGTTACCCTAAAATGGGATCTGGCCCCAACGGACGCCTTGCAGGATCGCAGACAATTGCTGCTGGCCAGTGGTGATTATCCCGAAGTGTTTCTTCACGGCAAGTTCACCACCTCAGACCTTCAAACCTATGGAAAACAAGGCGTGTTCCTTCCGCTACAGGATCTGATTAAGGAGTATGGTCCGAATCTGACCAAGATTATGGAAGAGAAACCTTACTTCAAAGAAGCCATCACAGCACCGGACGGAAACATCTATGCGCTGCCAATCTTCAATGAATGTTACCACTGCACGTATGCACAGAAATACTGGATCAACACGGAGTGGCTCGATAATTTGGGCCTGAAAATGCCAACCACAACAGATGAACTGTATACCGTTCTGAAGGCGTTTAAGACACAAGATCCAAACGGTAACGGGAAAGCGGACGAGATTCCACTCACGGGCGCACCGAACAAGTATGTATGGAATGGCAACATTGATGCCTACCTGATGAATAGCTTTATATACAATGACAACGACAAGTATCTGATCGTGAACGATGGCAAGGTGAGTTTTGCCGCCAATCAGGAAGGCTGGAAGAAAGGGCTGGAGTACATGAATAAATTGTATGCAGATGGCCTGATTGATCCGGCTTCCTTTACACAGAACGATCAGGCGATCGGACAACTGGGCAACAAGGAAGGCGATGAAGTGGTCGGCTCCATTACAACGGCGCTGGTCAGTTATCTCGTGAATACTTATGACAAAGACATCACCCGTCACCAGCACTGGGAGATCGTTCCTCCATTGAAAGGACCAGATGGAGTGCAGACGACAGGCGCTACACAGAGCGTAGGTGAGTTTGAGTTTGCCATCACGAACAAAGCGACAGAAGCACAGCAGATTGCCGCCATCAAAATCGTAGACTACATGTTCAGTGAAGAAGGTGCGCTGTACGCGGAGTATGGACCAACTGAAGGCAAGGGCTGGAAGAAGGCAGATGCAGATGAGAAAAACATCAATGGCGAGCCAGCCAAATACAGCTACTACAACCTGCCTGAGCGTGATCCGAACGTTGTTGTGAACGAGAGTTGGTCACAGATCGGAGCACATGACTTATCCAACACATTCCGTAATCTGTTTGCGGAAGGACAGAATCCTTTAGAAGCAGAGGGTTATGGTACACGTCTGGCTCAAGCAACTAATGTGTATGAACCTTATGCACCCAAAGAAGTATACCCTGCGAACGTATTTATTCGTCCAGAGGATACGGAATCAGCTGCACAACTGACTACGGCCATTAAGGATTATGTGCAGACGAATATGGCACAGTTCATTATTGGCAGCAAGAGCATTGATAAGGAATGGGATTCGTATGTCAAAGGCTTCGATGGTCTCGGACTGAGTAATTACCTTGAGATCTACCAGCGTGCCATTGAGAAAAATCAATAA
- a CDS encoding helix-turn-helix domain-containing protein, which yields MNNNWFRRLLLSYLPVFFIVTTILFFIFFQVFNEQNRREALKANEFLASQVTQYLDNSLRSIDFKVLREILTNPNLKNYFSVSGSDDVYAGIQAVQVVDELKIEYPLIDSIYLVRYGDGTVFSNGKAVPIEEFPDADFIADSRTRDEQKWAGARAFRAFPSQATEQVITIVRSVGNGKGLVVTNVDLSTLRKSIMQMYDPEFTFVNIFNRSGGNLWDSSMPGGGAASTKTTSGEVFSEFTSSYSGWKVQTGLNNGKIVKWTLQFYNIWFAFAIVVVLIGVVWVIYVTRRNYKPIQQIVTLIQTVSSQKQSGLGYGKENEFRFIHTTLERMIDQTRQYQEEHEENLILQKKMFFQELLEGTRDFTSTELTAEIEKFKLPELEHHWAVMVVEMDRYDAFVTEYHDQDQSLLKFVLSSILQESARHEGTEVWAEWISDQRLYAILWIPEMEQAEETEHRLLAGYLDRIDQYLNFTVTIGVGRVAVDIRGLRASLKEAVHALEYKAVLGINRIIPCSDVPNSTNDVYEFLKTISLLVQAMRLSDDVWEKHFERLFEQISESVLSRQEIMNTIQLLFQHYNREFAELPREYQESWAAIFTPLLPRLEGWETLDDLRELCWEGFRELALQMQTLHCSRKHRSHILEIRKYIEEHYNNPDLSLNYLSDLFDINPKYLSKLFKDEIGEKFVDLLISHRIEKAKLLMQETDKAIQEISEEVGYTNYNSFNRAFKNVVGVAPSDYRKAM from the coding sequence ATGAACAACAATTGGTTTAGGCGTTTGCTGTTATCGTATCTGCCTGTTTTCTTTATTGTGACGACCATTCTCTTTTTTATTTTCTTCCAGGTATTCAATGAACAGAACCGTAGGGAAGCGCTCAAGGCCAATGAATTTCTGGCCTCTCAGGTCACGCAATATCTGGACAACTCCCTGCGTTCCATCGACTTCAAGGTACTGCGTGAGATTTTGACCAACCCTAACTTGAAGAATTATTTCTCGGTATCTGGCAGCGATGATGTGTATGCCGGCATTCAGGCGGTCCAGGTGGTTGATGAATTGAAAATAGAGTATCCGCTGATTGATTCGATTTATCTCGTTCGTTATGGAGATGGCACGGTCTTCAGTAACGGGAAGGCTGTTCCGATTGAAGAGTTCCCGGATGCAGACTTTATTGCAGATAGCCGGACGAGGGATGAACAGAAATGGGCAGGAGCACGAGCGTTCCGGGCTTTCCCATCGCAAGCGACTGAGCAAGTGATTACGATTGTACGCAGTGTAGGAAACGGCAAAGGGCTTGTGGTCACGAACGTGGACTTGAGTACCCTAAGGAAATCCATCATGCAGATGTATGATCCGGAATTTACGTTTGTGAACATCTTCAACCGTTCGGGCGGCAATCTGTGGGATAGCAGCATGCCAGGAGGGGGTGCAGCTTCTACTAAAACCACGTCGGGAGAAGTTTTCTCCGAATTTACGTCGAGTTATAGCGGTTGGAAGGTGCAGACAGGTCTTAATAATGGAAAAATCGTCAAATGGACTCTGCAATTTTATAATATCTGGTTTGCCTTTGCGATAGTGGTTGTGTTGATCGGGGTGGTGTGGGTGATCTACGTGACCCGTAGGAATTACAAGCCGATTCAGCAGATTGTCACGTTAATTCAGACCGTCTCTTCGCAGAAGCAATCGGGGCTGGGCTATGGCAAAGAGAATGAGTTTAGATTCATCCATACAACGCTGGAACGCATGATTGATCAGACGAGGCAATATCAGGAGGAGCACGAAGAGAATCTGATTTTGCAGAAAAAAATGTTCTTTCAGGAGTTGCTGGAGGGCACACGAGACTTTACGAGCACGGAGCTGACAGCGGAGATAGAGAAGTTCAAACTGCCTGAGCTGGAGCATCATTGGGCCGTCATGGTAGTTGAAATGGATCGGTATGATGCATTTGTGACGGAGTATCATGATCAGGACCAATCCCTCCTGAAATTTGTGTTATCCAGTATTCTGCAGGAGAGTGCCCGCCATGAAGGAACCGAAGTATGGGCTGAATGGATCTCCGATCAGCGTCTGTACGCCATCCTCTGGATTCCGGAAATGGAACAAGCTGAGGAGACTGAACATCGATTGCTTGCTGGTTATCTGGACAGAATCGATCAGTATCTGAACTTCACCGTGACCATTGGTGTTGGTCGGGTTGCTGTTGATATTCGGGGGTTGAGAGCTTCATTGAAAGAAGCTGTGCATGCGCTGGAGTACAAGGCTGTACTGGGCATAAATCGCATCATTCCGTGTAGTGATGTGCCGAATTCGACCAATGATGTGTATGAGTTCCTGAAGACCATCTCCCTGCTGGTACAGGCGATGCGCTTGTCGGACGATGTTTGGGAAAAGCATTTTGAGAGACTGTTTGAACAAATCAGTGAGTCCGTTCTGTCCCGTCAGGAGATTATGAATACGATCCAATTGTTATTTCAACATTACAATCGGGAATTCGCCGAACTTCCACGAGAGTATCAGGAGTCATGGGCCGCTATATTCACCCCACTTCTTCCAAGGCTGGAGGGCTGGGAGACGTTAGACGATCTGCGTGAGCTGTGCTGGGAAGGGTTCAGAGAACTGGCGTTGCAGATGCAGACGCTGCATTGTTCCCGAAAACACAGATCACATATTCTGGAGATACGCAAATACATCGAAGAGCATTACAACAATCCTGATCTGTCACTCAACTACCTTAGTGATCTATTCGATATTAATCCGAAGTATCTGAGCAAGCTTTTCAAGGATGAGATTGGGGAGAAGTTTGTGGATCTGCTCATTAGTCATCGCATCGAAAAAGCCAAGCTGCTCATGCAGGAGACGGATAAGGCTATTCAGGAGATCAGTGAAGAAGTGGGATACACGAACTATAATTCCTTCAACCGGGCTTTCAAAAACGTGGTGGGTGTGGCACCAAGTGACTACCGCAAAGCCATGTGA
- a CDS encoding glycoside hydrolase family 35 protein: MALLTYKGSQFMYDGEPIRILSGAIHYFRVVPDYWEDRLLKLKACGFNTVETYVPWNVHEPQPGQYCFEGMADLERFIRIAGDVGLHVIVRPSPYICAEWEFGGLPAWLLADDEIRLRCNDAKFLANVDRYYDVLLPKLKPLLSTHGGPIIAMQIENEYGSFGNDASYLRYLCEGMVKRGMDVLLFTSDGPTDHMLQAGSVPGHLATVNFGSGTEGAFAKLREYQADEPLMCMEYWNGWFDHWGESHHTREATDVAGVFEEMLRAGASVNFYMFHGGTNFGFYNGANCQQKDQYEPTITSYDYDSLLSESGEPTAKFHAVRDLIARYSNEDLGELVLPESKGTIAYGRVELNQQAPLLAQLDRISAPVQRTNPEPMEKLGQDYGFICYQTRISGPSEQQELVVQEVRDRALVFVDGQFQGVLERGNPALSVSFEVPPEGADLLILVENMGRINYGPYLRDPKGITEGVRHGFQFLYDWTIHCLPLTDLSGLQFSNVISEAMNEKVNEVQGPAFYRGEFNITDVRDTFLRLDNWTKGVVFVNGFNLGRYWNKGPQKTLYVPAPLLHEGENEIIVFEQHQTSELAVTFVDTPDLG, encoded by the coding sequence ATGGCCTTGCTAACGTATAAAGGTTCACAGTTCATGTATGATGGCGAGCCCATTCGGATTTTGTCGGGTGCCATCCATTATTTCAGAGTGGTCCCCGACTATTGGGAGGATCGGTTACTCAAGCTGAAAGCCTGCGGTTTCAATACGGTGGAGACGTATGTGCCGTGGAATGTTCATGAGCCCCAGCCGGGGCAGTATTGTTTTGAAGGCATGGCTGATTTGGAACGTTTTATTCGTATTGCGGGAGATGTGGGCCTGCATGTGATTGTTCGCCCAAGTCCTTATATATGTGCCGAGTGGGAGTTTGGCGGATTACCTGCCTGGCTGCTTGCTGATGATGAGATTCGTCTGAGGTGTAATGATGCAAAATTTCTGGCGAATGTGGATCGTTATTATGATGTGCTTTTGCCCAAATTGAAACCCCTTCTGAGCACCCATGGCGGGCCGATCATCGCGATGCAGATTGAAAATGAGTACGGCAGCTTCGGGAACGACGCGAGTTACCTGCGATATTTATGTGAGGGCATGGTGAAGCGCGGTATGGATGTGTTGTTATTTACCTCGGATGGACCGACAGACCACATGCTGCAAGCGGGATCGGTGCCAGGACATCTGGCTACGGTTAATTTTGGATCAGGAACGGAGGGAGCATTCGCCAAGCTGCGTGAATATCAGGCGGACGAACCTTTAATGTGCATGGAGTATTGGAACGGCTGGTTCGATCACTGGGGTGAGTCGCATCATACCCGAGAAGCCACAGATGTAGCTGGTGTGTTTGAAGAGATGCTTCGAGCAGGAGCTTCGGTTAACTTTTATATGTTCCACGGTGGAACGAACTTCGGATTTTACAACGGGGCGAACTGTCAGCAGAAGGATCAATACGAACCCACAATTACAAGTTACGACTACGATTCACTGCTCAGTGAATCCGGGGAGCCGACAGCGAAATTCCATGCGGTGCGTGATCTAATTGCTCGGTATAGCAATGAGGATCTGGGTGAGCTTGTATTGCCAGAATCGAAGGGAACCATCGCTTATGGGCGAGTGGAGTTGAACCAGCAGGCGCCATTACTGGCGCAGTTGGACCGGATATCAGCCCCGGTGCAGCGTACGAATCCGGAACCGATGGAGAAGCTGGGTCAGGATTATGGCTTTATTTGTTATCAAACCCGAATATCCGGGCCAAGCGAGCAACAGGAACTGGTGGTTCAGGAGGTACGTGACCGTGCGCTTGTATTTGTGGATGGGCAATTTCAGGGCGTTCTGGAACGCGGAAATCCAGCATTATCGGTATCCTTTGAAGTGCCGCCAGAGGGCGCAGATCTATTGATTCTTGTTGAAAATATGGGGCGAATCAACTATGGCCCGTACCTGAGAGATCCGAAGGGGATCACCGAGGGTGTGCGGCATGGCTTTCAATTTTTATATGATTGGACGATTCATTGTCTGCCTTTAACTGATCTGTCGGGTTTGCAATTTAGTAATGTGATCAGCGAAGCAATGAACGAAAAAGTTAATGAAGTACAGGGACCAGCATTTTATCGAGGAGAGTTTAATATCACGGATGTAAGAGATACTTTTCTGAGACTGGATAACTGGACCAAAGGGGTTGTATTTGTAAACGGATTCAATCTGGGTCGCTACTGGAATAAAGGACCGCAAAAAACATTGTATGTACCTGCTCCGCTCCTTCACGAAGGTGAGAATGAAATCATTGTATTCGAACAACATCAGACGTCTGAACTGGCCGTAACGTTCGTGGATACACCGGATTTGGGCTAG
- a CDS encoding alpha-L-fucosidase — protein sequence MSETKETVLEQEEQIVEAGVHNFSKEDEWIKPEDPLLNERLEWFKDQKLGLMMHWGPYSQLGLVESWALSDEDGDWSRDDIDWTDDMEDFKREYFDLNKTFNPIRFQPEEWAQMAADNGFKYFLFTTKHHDGFCMWDTKTTDYRITGKDTPFHTHKYADICRALFDAFRAKGLGISAYFSKADWHTPYYWAPGMERGRHMWRGPSYDPHKYPWLWEKFVEFTHEQIMELLTNYGRIECLWLDAGWVREGRHGQDIRLGEVVERARQTTQPWLLSADRTVGGPYENIVTPEQTIPEHPMNIPWESCITVGNSFAFGFDDQYKTGRQLAHILLEVVSKGGNLALNVGPQPDGRLPKGAIRGIKGLGEWLSTHGEGVYGTRICGPYFTKDWAFTQKEEINTVYAFRIYGNENETVQPQLIIPYLEKVERIELIGSDDVLSYQQTEDGLLVDLPQSAATSGTPITHTFRLVTSA from the coding sequence ATGAGCGAAACCAAAGAAACGGTACTGGAGCAGGAAGAGCAGATCGTCGAAGCCGGTGTGCACAATTTTAGCAAAGAGGATGAGTGGATCAAACCGGAAGATCCGCTGCTGAATGAGCGGTTGGAGTGGTTCAAGGACCAGAAGTTGGGGCTGATGATGCATTGGGGGCCGTATTCCCAGCTTGGTCTCGTGGAGTCCTGGGCGCTGAGCGACGAGGACGGCGATTGGTCGCGCGATGACATCGACTGGACGGATGACATGGAAGACTTCAAGCGGGAATATTTTGATCTGAACAAAACCTTCAATCCGATTCGTTTCCAGCCTGAGGAATGGGCACAGATGGCGGCAGATAACGGGTTCAAATACTTTCTGTTCACCACCAAGCACCATGACGGTTTCTGTATGTGGGATACCAAGACGACGGATTACCGGATTACGGGCAAGGACACGCCTTTTCATACCCATAAGTATGCGGACATCTGTCGAGCGCTGTTTGACGCTTTTCGGGCCAAAGGACTGGGTATCTCAGCGTATTTCTCCAAAGCAGACTGGCATACACCATATTACTGGGCACCGGGCATGGAGCGTGGACGTCATATGTGGCGCGGGCCCTCGTATGATCCCCATAAGTATCCGTGGCTGTGGGAGAAATTCGTGGAGTTCACACATGAGCAGATCATGGAGCTGCTGACGAATTACGGGCGAATCGAATGTCTGTGGCTGGATGCCGGCTGGGTGCGCGAAGGTCGCCATGGTCAGGATATCAGGCTTGGAGAAGTCGTGGAACGGGCGCGTCAGACCACACAACCTTGGCTCCTGTCCGCAGATCGCACCGTCGGTGGACCGTATGAGAATATCGTTACCCCCGAGCAGACCATACCTGAACATCCGATGAACATTCCATGGGAGAGTTGTATTACGGTGGGGAACTCCTTTGCTTTTGGATTCGATGATCAGTATAAAACGGGAAGACAGCTGGCACATATTCTACTCGAAGTCGTGTCCAAGGGTGGTAACCTGGCGCTGAATGTAGGTCCACAACCTGATGGCCGTCTGCCAAAAGGGGCAATTCGAGGCATCAAGGGCCTCGGTGAATGGCTGAGTACTCATGGAGAAGGCGTCTATGGAACCCGGATCTGCGGGCCATATTTCACGAAAGATTGGGCTTTCACTCAGAAAGAAGAGATCAACACCGTGTATGCCTTCCGTATATACGGAAACGAGAATGAGACCGTACAACCACAGTTAATCATTCCTTATCTGGAAAAGGTAGAGCGGATCGAACTCATCGGTAGCGATGACGTACTTTCGTATCAGCAGACAGAAGACGGACTTCTTGTGGATCTGCCCCAATCCGCTGCAACCAGTGGTACACCCATCACACATACATTCAGGCTGGTCACCAGCGCATAG
- a CDS encoding ABC transporter permease subunit gives MELQQRKHVEPKRQHPFIKSLKKHWELYLLVLPPVLYLLIFKYIPMVGVQIAFKDFSVVKGIWGSPWVGFKHFEAFFQSPNFWLLIKNTIGISFYSLIAGFPIPILLALALNEIRTGYFKKTVQMVTYAPHFISTVVMVSIIILMLSPHVGVVDKLFTLLGFPMTNFMGIPEYFKSIYVWSGVWQGMGYSSIIYIAALAGVDPSLYEAAKMDGASRLRKIWHIDLPSLVPVTVIMLILSLGSIMGVGFEKIYLMQNPLNTSASEVISTYVYKVGLIGANFSFSSAVGFFNSIINLILLVIVNGISRKVSQNSLW, from the coding sequence ATGGAACTCCAACAGAGGAAACATGTGGAGCCCAAGCGGCAGCATCCATTCATCAAAAGCCTCAAGAAGCACTGGGAGCTCTACCTGCTCGTGTTGCCCCCGGTGTTGTATCTGTTGATCTTCAAGTACATCCCTATGGTGGGTGTCCAGATCGCCTTCAAGGACTTCAGTGTAGTCAAAGGAATCTGGGGAAGCCCGTGGGTCGGATTCAAACACTTTGAAGCCTTCTTCCAATCTCCAAACTTCTGGCTGTTAATCAAAAACACGATAGGCATCAGCTTTTATTCCTTAATTGCCGGTTTCCCCATTCCGATCCTTCTGGCGCTGGCGCTGAATGAGATTCGAACGGGTTACTTCAAGAAGACTGTGCAGATGGTCACTTACGCTCCGCATTTTATCTCAACGGTTGTTATGGTATCCATTATCATTCTGATGCTCTCCCCGCATGTGGGCGTGGTAGACAAGCTATTCACACTGCTCGGCTTCCCGATGACCAACTTCATGGGTATCCCGGAATACTTCAAATCGATCTATGTCTGGTCAGGTGTGTGGCAGGGCATGGGATATTCATCAATTATATATATCGCAGCTCTTGCTGGTGTTGATCCATCTCTCTATGAAGCAGCAAAGATGGACGGCGCATCAAGGCTTCGGAAAATATGGCACATCGACCTCCCATCGCTCGTTCCAGTCACCGTTATCATGCTGATTCTGAGTCTGGGCAGCATTATGGGCGTGGGCTTCGAGAAAATATACCTGATGCAGAATCCGCTCAATACAAGCGCTTCGGAGGTCATCTCCACGTATGTGTACAAGGTGGGTCTGATCGGAGCGAATTTCAGTTTCTCCTCGGCAGTAGGGTTCTTCAACTCCATTATCAACCTGATCCTGCTGGTTATCGTCAACGGCATATCGCGCAAAGTATCCCAGAACAGCTTGTGGTAA
- a CDS encoding sugar phosphate isomerase/epimerase family protein: MKVGLSTYSLQQVLDRKELTVPDAIRWIADQGGEHVEIVPMGFSLIDNPELIDEIKAVAKEVGIDISNYAIGANFAVQEDAEALEQEIQNVMRHVDVAAALGVKLMRHDVAFRPASEGTVTQFEIDLPVLVKACQRIADYAAGFGITTSVENHGYYVQSSERIQRLLHETARSNFKTTLDVGNFLCVDEDPVSAVKNNIPYASIVHAKDFYWRPSYRNPGEGWFQTSHGNYLRGAIVGHGDIDMPEVFRVLKQSGYDGYISIEFEGMEDCKTASRIAMDNVRRLWVEA; the protein is encoded by the coding sequence ATGAAAGTTGGACTCAGCACCTACAGTCTGCAACAAGTACTGGATCGCAAAGAATTAACCGTGCCAGATGCCATTCGCTGGATTGCTGATCAAGGTGGAGAACATGTGGAGATTGTTCCAATGGGATTCAGTCTGATCGATAACCCGGAGTTGATTGATGAGATTAAAGCTGTGGCAAAAGAGGTGGGAATCGACATTTCCAATTATGCCATCGGCGCTAACTTTGCTGTGCAGGAAGACGCCGAAGCGTTGGAGCAAGAGATCCAGAATGTGATGCGACATGTGGACGTGGCTGCTGCATTGGGTGTAAAACTGATGCGTCATGACGTGGCTTTCCGCCCCGCATCAGAAGGAACCGTAACACAGTTCGAGATTGACCTGCCGGTACTAGTGAAAGCCTGTCAGCGGATAGCCGATTATGCAGCAGGTTTTGGAATCACAACAAGCGTGGAGAACCATGGGTACTATGTGCAGTCGAGTGAACGCATTCAGCGTTTGTTACACGAAACGGCGCGGAGTAACTTTAAGACCACACTGGATGTCGGCAATTTCCTCTGTGTGGATGAAGATCCGGTGAGTGCCGTAAAAAATAACATTCCGTACGCGTCGATCGTGCACGCCAAAGACTTCTACTGGAGACCTTCCTACCGAAATCCCGGTGAAGGCTGGTTCCAAACCTCGCATGGCAATTACCTGCGCGGTGCCATTGTGGGCCATGGCGATATCGACATGCCTGAGGTGTTCCGTGTGTTGAAACAATCCGGGTATGACGGATATATCTCGATTGAATTTGAAGGCATGGAAGATTGCAAAACCGCCTCACGCATTGCCATGGATAACGTCCGCCGCCTATGGGTAGAGGCATAG